The following is a genomic window from Sulfitobacter pontiacus.
CGCAGATGGTCGTGGAAGAGCGTAACTTTACCATCCACGAAGCGCAGCAGGCGGATGAGGCGTTTACCACCTCCGCCAGCGCCTTTGTCATGCCCGTGGTCGAGATCGACGGCGTGGCCCTGGGCGATGGAACACCGGGCAAGGTCGCGCCGCGGCTGCGCGAGATCTATCTGGACGAGATGCGCAAGGCGGCGGTCTAACCCGCCTTGCCAAGGGGCTGGCTGCGCGCGGTCAGCCCTTTTCGCCGACGTTCTGTTCGAAGGCGATCTTGAACGCCTCTTTCTGCGCGTCCTTCGCGTCGGTCTGATAGTTGGCTTTCCATGCGTCCATGGTCATGCCATAGAACAGCTCGCGCGCTTCTTCCTTGCCCATGTCGATCCCGCGTTCGTTTGCGGCTTCTTGATACCAGCGCGACAGGCAGTTGCGGCAAAATCCGGCCAGGTTCATCATGTCGATGTTCTGCACGTCCGTGCGGTCTTGCATCAGGTGCTGTTGCAGCCGGCGAAACGCCGCAGCCTGAAGTTCGATTTCCTGTTGTGTGGGCATTATGCTCTCCTGCAAGTGGGGTGGGGCCAAGCTATGGGCTGGCCGGTGCGGGTTCAAGGCGGCGGGCCATGAATGAGGCAGGGCCTTCCGCCGCCCGCTGTCATCGTGCTGTCATACTGTGGTGGGCATAGACGGGGCAGGCGATCTTCGCTAAGTGTTAACGCTAACACATGTTAACGCTAACTTATTTACTATCCACTCTGACCGCCGCGCGTGTTAGACCCGTGGTAATGAGCGCAGGGGCTGCCAAAGCCCGCAGATGAAAAGGGACGTCACCAGTATGAAACGCACGCGGAATGTCAAAGTAGTTGCCACCTTGGGTCCGGCCTCGGACACGCACGAGACGATATCGGCACTGTTTCACGCGGGCGCGGATGTGTTCCGGTTGAACATGAGCCACGGCAGCCATGACGAAATCCGGATCAAGCACCAGATCATCCGCCAGATCGAAGAGGAAACGGGATCCACGATCGGTATTCTCGCGGATCTTCAGGGGCCAAAGCTGCGTGTGGGTGTCTTTTCGGGGGACAGCGAATTGCTGGTCGAGGGCGCGTCCTTCCGGCTGGACCTGGACGAGGCAGAGGGCAATGCCCGCCGCGTGTGCCTGCCGCACCCCGAGATTTTCCAGGCGCTTGAACCGGGCGCATCGCTGTTGGTCAATGACGGCAAAATCCGTCTGAAGGTCAAGGAATGCGGCCCCGATTTCGCGGAGTGCGAAGTGATGATCGGCGGCGTGATCTCTAACCGCAAGGGCGTGAACGTGCCGGATGTGGTGCTGCCGCTGGCCGCCCTGTCGGAAAAAGACCGCGCCGATCTGGAATTCGTGTGCGAGCTGGGGGTCGACTGGCTGGCACTGAGCTTTGTGCAGCGCCCCGAAGATGTGACCGAGGCGCGCGAACTGGCCAAGGGCCGTGCCGCATTGCTGAGCAAGATCGAAAAGCCGTCGGCCGTGGACCGGTTCGAGGACATCCTGGCGGTGAGCGACGGTATCATGGTCGCGCGCGGTGATCTGGGGGTTGAACTGCCGGTGCAGAACGTGCCGCCGATCCAGAAACGACTGGTGCGCAAATGCCGTGCGGCGGCAAAGCCGGTGATCGTGGCGACGCAGATGCTGGAATCGATGATCGAAAGCCCGATCCCCACCCGGGCCGAGGTATCAGATGTCGCGACCGCCATTTATGAAGGGGCCGATGCGGTGATGTTGTCGGCGGAATCCGCGGCCGGTGCCTATCCGGTCGAGGCGGTGCGCACGATGGATAACGTGGCCACCGAGGTAGAGCAGGACCCGACCTACACCCAGATTATCGAATCGTCGCGCAAGGTGGACCGCATGACCGTTGCGGACGGTATTGTCGCCGCTGCACGCGAGATTGCGGAAACCGCGAACATCAAGGCAATCTGTTGCTTCACCCAAAGCGGGACCACGGCGCTGTTGACCGCACGTGAACGCCCGCGGGTACCGATCATCGCGCTGACGCCCCTAGTCAAGACCGCGCGCCGTCTGGCGCTCACCTGGGGCGTCAATTGCGTTCAGACCGGTACGCTGGAACGCTTCAAGATGGCCGTGGTCAGCGCCGCACGCGTTGCCCGTGACGAAGGCTATGCCGGGCCGGAGGATATGATCGTTGTCACCGCAGGCGTGCCTTTCAACGTCGAGGGCAGCACAAATATCCTGCGCGTCGCACCCTGCGACGAACGATTGATTTTTAATACTGATCCGGAATAACCTCTGGTCAGGTAACAAGAATATATCGAGCAAGGGCAGGAATAATGGATACTGATCTGATTTTGGTGATTGGTCTTGCCCTTGCTGTGCTTTCTATCCCCTCTGTCGTGTCGGCCTTCTCTGATGGCCGTGCGCCGCGCGCGTCGGCGTTGACGGTGCTGATCGCGGGCGGGATGATTGTCTATGCCATCAACACCCATCCGGGCGGCTATGCGTTGGAAGACGTGCCAGACGCCGTTTTGCATGTGATTGCGCGCTACAAGTTCTGGTAAGCGCAGGCGTTTCGCGCTTTTGCCCTTGCTTTGGGCCCCTGTCCCTCCTATACGCCAGCTTCGTTCCGCGCGTCCGGCCTTCGTGGCATGCCGAGTCGCGCACCTACCGAACTCAAGTTAAGGAGACGGAAATGCCCAAGATGAAGACGAAATCGAGCGCCAAGAAGCGCTTTAAGATCTCGGCGACCGGCAAGGTCATCGGCGGTCAGGCTGGCAAACAGCATGGTATGATCAAACGGACGAAAAAATTCATCCGTGACGCGCGTGGGACAACAGCTTTGTCTGCACCCGACGCCAAGATCATCAAGGGCTTCATGCCCTACGACCGCTAAGATAGGAGAGCCGATATGTCCCGTACAAAAGGTGGTGTCGTTACCCACGCCCGTCACAAAAAGGTAATCAAAGCAGCCAAAGGTTACTATGGCCGCCGCAAGAACACCTTTAAGGTCGCCCGTCAGGCGGTCGACAAAGCCAACCAATACGCCACGCGCGACCGTAAGAACCGCAAGCGGAACTTCCGCGCATTGTGGATCCAGCGGATCAACGCCGCTGTGCGCAGCCACGACGAAGCACTGACATACAGCCGCTTCATCAATGGTCTGTCCCTGGCTGGTATCGAAGTGGACCGGAAGGTTCTGTCCGACCTGGCCATCAACGAGCCCGAAGCATTCGGTGCCATCGTGAAGCAAGCACAAGACGCACTGGCCGCGTAAGCGCCCTTTGCCGATCAGAAGTTTTAGAACGCCGCCCTGACATCGGGGCGGCGTTTTGCGTTTGAGCGGTGATCAGCTGGGGTCTTGTTGCGGCAGCGGTTTTTGAAACACCACCACAGCGGCCCCTGTCAGCAGGATCGCAGCGGCAGCCAGCAAGCTGGACCCGATGTTGCCCGTCAGGTCGCCCAAGGCACCGGCGGCAAAGGGGCCTGCGGTCTGCGCGATGGCAAAGACCACGGTGAACAGGCTCATCGCGGCGGCCCAGCTTTCGGCAGGCAGGTTCTGGCGGATAAAGCTGGTGATCGCGCCGGGGGCCATGAAGACGCAAAGCCCGAACACCACGGCTGAAATCACCACGGCTCCACCCGCAGGCAGGACGAGCGGCAGCGCCGATCCGATTGCGATGCCGGTCAGGATCATCGCCAAGGGCTTGCCCGAAGCATGCCGTGCCAGTACCCCGCGCCAGACGAAGGGCGAGGCGATCAGCGCCACCCCCATGATGATCCACACCGCCGAGATCAGCAGCGCCGGCGCCTGTTGATCCGTCATCCACGCAGACAGGAACGTCAGATAGACGATATAGCCCATGGCAAAACCGACGTAGCCTGCAAGCTCTCTCCAGATCAGGTGCAGCTTGATGCCGCCGGCTGCTGTGTTGCGCTGTGCAGGCACCGACAAACGCGCCGCGGCCCATAGGGACAGGGGCAGGCAGGCCACGCTGATCGCGCCGATGATATACCAGCCATAGCGCCATGATCCGGTGCCCCAGACCTCTATCATCAGGGGCAGGGATGCGCCTGCCAGCATGATCCCGATACCGCCGCCCGCGCCGAACAGGATCGCGATCGCCAGCGCATTGCGGCGCGCGTCGCCCGGAAACAGCCGCGCGGTCAGCACCCCTGCGGTGGAAAAGGACATCGCCCCGAACACCCCCGCCGCGATCCGCCAGAAGGTCTGCCAGCCCATCGTCGCCTCGTACCCCGTCGCCAGCAGCGTCAGCGTCGTGGTCACCATGCCGAACCCGAACAACCGCGCAGGCGCGATGCGCCCGATCAGCAGCAGCGTCAGCACTGCGCCGATGATATAGCCAATGGCATTCGCCGTGTTCAGCCAGCCCGCCTGCGCATAGGTCCAGTCCAACTCGGTCTTCATCGCGGGCAGGATCAGCCCGTAGGCAAAGCGCGCGAACCCGTTGGTGACCGTCACCCCCAGCGTCAGGCCAAGCAGCGCCAGCCAGGGCCGTGTGACAGGTCGGGGCAGGGACGGGTTGCTGTCGGGTTGTAAAATCTCGGCCACGCGCGGCACCCCCTTGATGGTTTGCGCCACTATGTGCCCGCGGTTTCAGCATCACAAGACCCGCTTCAAATGGCCCTGCCGCTTGTATTCGGGGCCAATTCTGCTAGCACCAGCCCGAGCAAAAGACATGAGGCCGATATGGACGACCTGAAAGCGAAATATCTGGGCCAGATCGCTGGTGCCGCCGACGAAGCCGCGTTGGAGGACATCCGTCTGGCCGCCGTGGGTAAAAAGGGCGAAGTCGCCCTGAAGATGCGCGAGCTGGGCCGTATGACGCCCGAAGAACGCCAGACAGTCGGCCCCGCGCTGAACGCGCTCAAGGACGAGATCAACTCCGCCATTGCCGCGAAGAAAGCAGCACTTGGGGATGCGGCCCTTGATGAGCGTCTGCGCAGCGAATGGCTGGACGTGACACTGCCCACGCGCGCGACGCGACAGGGCACGATCCACCCCGTCAGCCAGGTGACCGAGGAAGTGACCGCGATCTTCGCCGAGCTGGGGTTTTCGGTCGCCGAAGGCCCGCGCATCGACACCGATTGGTATAACTTCGACGCGCTGAACATCCCCGGCCACCACCCCGCACGCGCCGAGATGGACACGTTCTATATGGCCCGTGCCGAGGGTGACGACCGTCCGCCCCACGTGCTGCGCACCCACACCAGCCCCGTGCAGATCCGCACGATGGAGGCCGAAGGCGCGCCCCTGCGCATCATCTGCCCCGGTGGCGTCTACCGTGCCGACTATGACCAGACCCACACGCCCATGTTCCATCAGGTCGAAGGGTTGGCGATCGACAAAGACATCTCTATGGCGAACCTGAAATGGACGCTGGAGGAATTCTTTAGCGCGTTCTTCGAGGTCGAGGGCATCAAGACCCGCTTCCGCGCCTCGCATTTCCCCTTCACCGAGCCGTCGGCAGAGGTCGATATCCAGTGTTCCTGGGTCGACGGGCAGCTGCGCATCGGCGAAGGCGACGGCTGGATGGAGGTGCTGGGCTCCGGCATGGTCCACCCGAAGGTGCTGCAAGCGGGCGGGATCGACCCGAACGAATGGCAGGGCTTTGCCTTTGGCATGGGCATCGACCGTATCGCGATGCTGAAATACGGCATCCCCGATTTGCGGGCGTTCTTTGACAGCGACCTGCGCTGGCTGCGCCACTACGGGTTTGCGAGCTTGGATCAGCCGACGCTGCATGGTGGTTTGAGTAGGTGACGCTAGGCCAGTTTTTCCTTGGGTTGGTTACTCTCCTAGTTGCTACGGTAGTGTACCGCTGGCAGAAATCGGTGGATCAAAAGACGGTAGTATTGGCAGACCTAAGGGAGGCACTCTCAAGGTATGCAGCGCTCAGTCATTCTCTTTTTTTGAGGCAACCTTACATCGGGGATGAAAACAACGAGCAAAAATTAGCGGATTTTTTTTCGATTTCTGACGCTGAGATAGATCTTTACGCTTTGAGAGACCAAATTTACATCACAGCTCCAAGTGAAATTGTTGACGCGGTTCTTGACTGTGATCGTGCCTTTCGAGACTGGAAAATATCGTTCCCTAAATCAACCGAGGTTTCGGACGAAAAGAAGTTGGAAGTGGAAAAAACGTCCGCAGAATTTAGACTGAAGCATCGGCAAATGCTGATCATTTTTAGGTCAGAGTTTGAAAGCCATGTAAAATTTTTTGGACAAGGCTATATAGAGTATACGGTGTCACGATTAGTTCGTTCGCATAAGTAGCTCGATAACGGTCTTCGCTGTCATGGCCAATTTTCAAGCCTTATCGTGAGCTGCGCTAGTGAAATATCTTATACTTCTCCTCTGCTTTAGCGTTCTCCTCGCCGCCACCGCCACCGCCCAACCCCTCCCGCCCTGCGGCGGGGATACCGTCTGTAAAATTGGTGACCGCAGCTACAACATCCTGATGCCCGACGATTGGGATGGCGTGACGCCTCTGCCTGTCATGATGCACTTTCACGCTTTCCTGCGGCGCGGGCGCACGGTGATCCACCATCCGCGTATCGGGTCCGAGACAAAGCCCCGTGGTGTGATGCTGGTGGCCCCGTCGGCGCAGCATCGGGCGTGGCGGTTCTGGCAGGATGACCCTGCGGATATCGCCTTTGCTGACGCGGTGCTGGCGGATGTGGCGAAACGCTATCCGGTGGATCAAAGCCAGATCTATATCTCGGGGTTCAGCTTTGGCGCAGCGATGGCGTGGCGCTATGCCTGCGCGCGCGGCGACCGGATCGCGGGGCTGATGACCATGTCGGGCACGATCAAACAGGCCAGCACCTGCGCCAACCCGCCGCGTCAGGTCCGCCATGTGCATGGGCTCAACGACCTGTGGATGAGCCTGCCGCGCGGGCCCGAACATGACACCACCAATGTCGTAGCACTCTGGCGCAAGGCGTTCCGCTGCGGCAAGGGCCGGCTGGATGGCGCGCTGACCCTCGCCCCGGGGGTAGAGTTCGCGCATTTCACCTGGGACAATTGCGCCGGCGACCGCAGCGTGACGCTGGACATCCATACCGGCGGACATTTCATCCCGACCGGATGGCTTGGCTACCAGCTGGACGGGTTGATGCCCAAAACACCGGGCTAGGCGCAAAACGCAGCCGCACCGCATTGAAACCGCGCCGATTAAACGCTACGCCCTAGCGCAAGCATTGCATGAGGATCACCGCCATGAAATTCACACTGTCCTGGCTGAAGGAACATCTCGACACCACCGCGTCGATCGATGAAATCACCTATGCGCTGACCGATCTGGGGCTCGAGGTCGAAGGCGTCGAAGACCGTGGCGCGAAGCTGGCGGATTTTACGCTGGGCTATGTGCAATCGGCAGAAAAGCACCCCGACGCGGATCGTTTGCAGATCTGTCAGGTGGATACCGACGAAGGCGTGCAGCAGATCATCTGCGGTGCCCCGAACGCGCGTCAGGGCATCACCGTGGTTGTGGCAAAGCCGGGCGTCTATGTGCCGGGCATTGATACCACCATCGGCGTCGGCAAGATCCGTGGCGTCGAAAGCTTTGGCATGATGGCGTCAGAGCGCGAGCTTGAACTATCCGAGGAACATGACGGTATCATCGAGCTGCCCTCGGGCAATGTCGGCGACCGTTTCATCGACTGGCTGGCGGAAAACGACCCCGCCAAGGTCGACCCCGTGATCGAGATCGCGATCACCCCCAACCGACCCGATGCCTTGGGTGTGCGCGGGATCGCGCGTGATCTGGCGGCCCGTGGTCTGGGCACGCTGAAACAGCGCGATGTGCCCGCGGTCGAGGGGCAGTTCCCGTGCCCGATCTCTGTTTCGATCGACGAAGACACGCTGGACCAATGTCCGGTTTTCTACGGTCGTGTGATCCGCGGCGTCAAAAACGGCCCGTCGCCGGCGTGGTTGCAGGACAAGCTGCGCGCTATTGGCCTGCGCCCGATCTCGTTCCTCGTCGATGTGACGAACTTCTTCACCTATGACCGCAACCGTCCTTTGCACGTGTTCGACGCGGACAAGGTCGCGGGCAACAGCCTGCGCATCCACCGCGCCAAGGGCGGCGAGACCCTGATGGGGCTGGACGACAAGGAATATACCTTCAGCGAAGGCATGACCCTGATTTCGGACGCCGAAAAGGTTGAAAGCATCGCGGGTGTGATGGGCGGCGCGGAAAGCGGCTGTTCCATGGACACGGTGAATGTCTTTGTCGAAGCGGCCTATTTCGATCCGGTGCGCACCGCCTACACGGGCCGCGCGCTCAAGATCAACTCGGACGCGCGCTATCGTTTTGAACGGGGGATTGACCCCGAATGGACGCCATATGCCATCGAACATGCGACCCAGATGATCCTGGACATCGCAGGCGGTGAGGCGTCCGAGGTTGTCGTCGCGGGCAAGGTGCCGGACTATTCTCGCGCCTACAAGCTGGACGCGGCGCGCGTGCAGTCGTTGGTGGGGATGACCATCTCGGAAAGCGAGCAGCGCAAGACGCTGACGGCGCTTGGCTTCCGTCTGGAAGGCGACATGGCGCATGTCCCAAGCTGGCGCCCCGATGTGCAGGGCGAAGCCGATCTGGTCGAGGAAGTCGCGCGGATTGCGTCACTCACCAAGCTTGAAGGGCGCCCCTTGCCGCGCCTGACGACCGGCGTGCCCAAGCCCGTCCTGTCGCCGATGCAGCGCCGCGAGGCCATCGCGCGCCGCGCCTGCGCGGCCTTGGGCTACAACGAATGTGTGTCCTACAGCTTTATCGATCAGGCGTCTGCCGCGCTGTTTGGTGGCGGCACCGATGACACCCGTCTGGAAAATCCGATCAGCAATGACATGAGCCATATGCGCCCCTCGCTGCTGCCCGCCTTGCTGCAGGCCGCGGCCCGCAATCAGGCGCGGGGCTTCCCTGACATGGCGCTGTTCGAGGTCGGCCCCGTCTTCACCGGCGGCGAGCCCGGCGATCAGCATCTGCAGATCAGCGGCCTGCTGACCGGCAGCACCGGCCCCAAAGATGTGCATGGCGCATCGCGTCCGGTCGATGTGTTCGACGTCAAGGCGGATATCGAGGCGGTCTTGTCTGCCATCGGTGCCCCCGCCAAGGTGCAGATCAACCGCAATGGCGCTGACTGGTTCCACCCCGGGCGTCACGGGCAGATCTGCCTTGGCCCGAAAAAAGTGCTTGGCGTCTTTGGCGAAATTCACCCGCGGGTTCTGGCGGCACTGGATGTCAAAGGGCCCGCGATGGGCTTTACCATCTGGCCAGCCGAGGTGCCCTTGCCGCGCAAGTCCGGTGCCACACGTCCCGCGCTGAACACCAGCGCGCTGCAAGCGGTGGAACGTGACTTTGCCTTTGTGGTGGATGCCGATGTTGACGCGCTGACGCTGGTCGATGCGGCGATGGGGGCGGACAAGGCCCTGATTGACGATGTGCGCGTCTTTGATGAATTCATCGGCGGTGCCTTGGGCGAGGGGAAAAAATCGCTCGCCCTCACGGTACGGATGCAGCCAAGCGACAAGACACTGAAAGACGCGGATATCGAGGCGGTTGGCGCCAAGGTGATCGACAAGGTGACCAAAGCCAGCGGCGGCGTGCTGCGCGGCTAAAGCGAACGGAGGCGGTATGACACTGCATGTATATCTCTCGGGTGAAATCCACACCGACTGGCGCGATCAGATCATCGATGGCGCGGCAGGGTTGGATGTTGTGTTCACCGGCCCTGTCACCGACCACGCGGCCAGCGACGACTGCGGTGTGGCGATTCTGGGGGCCGAGGAAAACAAGTTCTGGCACGACCGCAAGGGCGCACAGCTGAACGCGATCCGCACGCGCAAGGGCATCGAAGAGGCGGATGTCGTCGTCGTGCGTTTTGGCGATCAGTACAAACAGTGGAACGCGGCTTTTGATGCGGGCTATGCGGCGGCTCTGGGTAAATCGCTGGTGATCCTGCATGTGACCGACCACGCGCACGCGCTGAAAGAGGTCGACGCCGCAGCTTTGGCTGTCGCCCAAGAGCCCGCGCAGGTCGTGCAGATCCTGCGCTATGTGCTGACAGGCACCCTGCCAGCGTAAGCACGCTTTGCACCGGATTGCGCGGTTTTCGCCTCTGTAAGGGGGAAAACCGTGCTTATCCGACAAAAACCCATCGTTATCTGGAAAACTTGTGCTAACGCATGCGCAGTATGTCGTGCGACGTAGCGGACACGGCTTTCAATCTTACGAGGGACAGACATGATTCAAGAATTCAAGGATTTCATTGCCAAGGGCAATGTTATGGACCTGGCAGTCGGTATCATTATCGGCGCGGCCTTTACGGCTATTGTGACCTCGCTGGTCAGCGATCTGATCAACCCTGTGATCGGTCTGGTCCTTGGCGGCGTTGATTTCACCAGCATGTATGTGGTGCTGTCTGGCGATGTGCCTGCGGGTACCGGTCTGGACGCGGCGCGCGAAACCGGCGCGGCGATCTTTGCCTATGGCGCGTTCATCACGGCCTGCATCAACTTCCTGATCATCGCTTTTGTGGTGTTTATGCTGGTCAAATCCGTTAACCGGCTGAAATCGCTGGCCGAACGCCCTGATGATGTCGCTCCCGAAGTGGCGACTGGCCCCAGCCAGTTGGATGTGCTGCTGCAAATTCGCGATGAGCTTGCCAAGAAGTAAACGTTTCAACCGCGTGACACGAAAAGGCCCGCAGGTGCACTGCGGGCCCTTTTCGTGGTGCGTAGGGGGTGGTTAACCGGCGATGGCCTGATCGGCGGTGATCGCCTCCATCCCGAGCGCGTCGGCCACGGCGGCGTAGGTCAGCTGACCTGCGTGCACGTTCAGACCTGCCTTGAGGTGGGGATCGTCGGTGCAGGCTTGCTTCCAGCCTTTATCCGCCAGTGCCAGCATGAATGGCATCGTGGCGTTGCCAAGCGCAATGGTCGATGTCCGCGCCACGGCACCGGGCATGTTGGCAACGCAGTAGTGCATGATGCCGTCCACGTCGTATACGGGGTCTTGGTGGGTGGTCGCTTTCGAGGTTTCAAAGCAGCCGCCTTGGTCAATTGCCACGTCCACCAGCGCCGCGCCGGGCTTGAGCTCGGACAGTTGCGCGCGGCTGATCAGCTTGGGGGCGGCGGCACCGGGGATCAGGACGGCACCGATGATCATATCAGCCTCGCGCGCCAGTTCGATCGTATTGCCCGCCGAGGCGTAAGAGGTGTTGAACACGCCGCCATAGATGTCATCCAGATAGCGTAGACGGGGTAGGGAACGGTCAAGCACGGTGACATCCGCGCCCATACCAGCGGCAATGCGTGCGGCGTGGGTGCCGACAACACCGCCGCCGATCACGACCACGCGCGCCGGACCAACGCCGGGGACGCCGCCCATCAGCACGCCGCGCCCGCCGTTGGCTTTTTGCAGTGTCCATGCGCCCACCTGCGGGGCCAGACGACCCGCGACTTCGGACATTGGCGCAAGCAGCGGCAAGCCACCATTGCGGTCGGTGACGGTTTCATAGGCGATACAAGTCGCACCGGAGGCGAGAAGATCCTTGGTCTGTTCGGGGTCGGGGGCGAGGTGCAGATAGGTGAACAGGATCTGCCCTTCGCGGAGCATCTTGCGCTCGACCGCTTGGGGTTCCTTGACCTTGACGATCATGTCGGCGCTGTTGAAGACCTCTTGCGCGGTGGCAAGGATCGTCGCGCCTGCGTCGGTATAGGCGGCGTCATCAAAACCAGCGCCGATGCCGGCCCCTGCTTCGATAACAACCTCATGTCCCTTGTTCACCGCCTCGTAAGCGGCATTCGGGGTCATGCCGACGCGGAATTCCTGTGGCTTGATTTCTTTGGGGCAACCGATTTTCATGAGTTCATCCTATTGAGGGTGCATTTGAATTACGGTACGCCCCTCGATACGCAATTGGGCACGGATTATGGGCCGTTATCCCCCTTGCTCTTCGAATACTCTGCTGCATATTGGTCATTTCACGCGAAAGCATTGCGCCACATGAGTCTAGACGACATCGATCGCCGCATCCTTACTGCCCTGCAACGCAACGGGCGGATGTCGAACTCTGACCTGTCGGAAAAGGTACATCTGTCGCCGTCGGCCTGTCACCGGCGCGTGCAGCGGCTGGAAGCCGAAGGGTATATCCGCGATTACGTCGCCCTGCTGAACCCGCGCAAGATGGGCGTTCCCACGACGGTGTTTGTCGAGATCACCCTACAAGGCCAAGCGGACGAGGTGCTGGACGCCTTTGAAAAGGCGGTTGCGCGTATTCCCGATGTGCTGGAATGTCACCTGATGGCGGGGGCCGCGGATTACCTGCTTAAGGTCGTGGCCGAAAATACCGAGGATT
Proteins encoded in this region:
- the ald gene encoding alanine dehydrogenase, whose product is MKIGCPKEIKPQEFRVGMTPNAAYEAVNKGHEVVIEAGAGIGAGFDDAAYTDAGATILATAQEVFNSADMIVKVKEPQAVERKMLREGQILFTYLHLAPDPEQTKDLLASGATCIAYETVTDRNGGLPLLAPMSEVAGRLAPQVGAWTLQKANGGRGVLMGGVPGVGPARVVVIGGGVVGTHAARIAAGMGADVTVLDRSLPRLRYLDDIYGGVFNTSYASAGNTIELAREADMIIGAVLIPGAAAPKLISRAQLSELKPGAALVDVAIDQGGCFETSKATTHQDPVYDVDGIMHYCVANMPGAVARTSTIALGNATMPFMLALADKGWKQACTDDPHLKAGLNVHAGQLTYAAVADALGMEAITADQAIAG
- a CDS encoding Lrp/AsnC family transcriptional regulator; amino-acid sequence: MSLDDIDRRILTALQRNGRMSNSDLSEKVHLSPSACHRRVQRLEAEGYIRDYVALLNPRKMGVPTTVFVEITLQGQADEVLDAFEKAVARIPDVLECHLMAGAADYLLKVVAENTEDFARIHRQHLARLPGVGQMQSSFALRTVCNTTALPVG